One Phocaeicola dorei genomic region harbors:
- a CDS encoding TetR/AcrR family transcriptional regulator, with protein sequence MDPNLKQRIIEEAYRLFITKGMKQTSFCDVAVAVHKSKGAVIHYFPSKKKLIDAVVRMRFFPDSQISCEMYSLADKDWNEFLRQYRNPIERVINSFPEHLNGNLLICYMQFVSSAHEYMDEFPQMYQQLLVREQDFLSNVAYGHKISLKDAKAFSRQALNTSIGKTFLGMFSEI encoded by the coding sequence ATGGACCCGAATTTGAAACAGCGGATTATAGAGGAGGCATACAGGTTATTCATCACAAAAGGAATGAAGCAGACCTCATTCTGCGATGTGGCTGTCGCCGTGCATAAATCCAAAGGGGCTGTCATACACTACTTTCCTTCCAAAAAGAAACTGATTGATGCGGTTGTCAGAATGCGTTTTTTCCCCGACTCGCAGATTTCTTGTGAAATGTATTCCTTGGCTGACAAGGATTGGAATGAGTTTTTAAGGCAATACAGGAATCCGATAGAACGGGTGATAAACAGTTTTCCCGAACATCTGAATGGCAATCTCCTGATATGTTATATGCAGTTTGTTTCCTCCGCCCATGAATACATGGACGAATTTCCACAAATGTATCAGCAACTCCTTGTCCGGGAACAGGACTTTCTTTCCAATGTGGCTTATGGTCATAAAATAAGTTTGAAGGATGCCAAGGCATTCAGCAGACAGGCATTGAACACTTCTATTGGTAAGACTTTCTTGGGGATGTTTTCGGAAATTTAG
- a CDS encoding AAA family ATPase — translation MINSILLTDFTGFANTRFDFTKGINVLIGKNGTGKTHVLKCLAATLQARHDFLGKNSASKEQFEYILAEDMIFYFKPDVIGNLVNKGVPSGRANITVTIDGKLLQYSFSSASKTTVKLETDEKWDDRHFIYIPPREMFSLFEGFIGLSSKREISFDQTYINLAHALSLPILRESEDNPLKPAIELLEQELQFKVLQMNGRFYIQTESGNMEAHLVAEGLRKLASILYLILNGEINADTILFWDEPEANLNPALVKVVAKFIRVLQKCGLQIFVATHDYLLTHTLSLYSEYKEHTNISVKFFGLKKEDKGIMVEESDTLAGIQNNPILEEYAAFYDLEQQFINRYE, via the coding sequence ATGATTAACAGCATATTATTAACTGATTTTACAGGCTTTGCAAATACCCGGTTTGATTTCACCAAAGGGATAAACGTCCTTATTGGCAAGAATGGTACGGGCAAGACGCACGTTCTCAAATGCTTGGCGGCAACTTTGCAGGCACGCCATGACTTCCTCGGCAAGAACTCAGCTTCCAAGGAACAGTTTGAGTATATCTTGGCGGAAGACATGATATTTTATTTCAAGCCGGATGTCATAGGCAACCTGGTCAACAAGGGAGTGCCTTCAGGCAGGGCAAACATTACAGTCACGATAGACGGCAAACTGTTGCAATACAGCTTCTCATCCGCATCCAAAACAACTGTAAAATTAGAAACGGACGAAAAGTGGGACGACCGCCACTTTATCTATATTCCCCCACGTGAGATGTTCTCTTTGTTCGAAGGCTTTATCGGTTTGAGCAGTAAACGTGAAATCTCATTTGACCAAACGTATATCAATCTGGCGCACGCGTTGTCACTCCCCATATTGCGTGAGTCGGAAGACAATCCGTTGAAACCGGCTATCGAGTTGCTGGAGCAGGAATTGCAGTTCAAAGTATTGCAGATGAACGGACGCTTCTATATACAGACGGAAAGCGGAAACATGGAAGCGCACTTGGTGGCAGAAGGACTCCGCAAGCTGGCTTCCATCTTGTACCTCATACTGAATGGGGAAATCAATGCGGACACCATCCTGTTCTGGGACGAGCCCGAAGCCAACCTGAATCCGGCTCTTGTGAAAGTCGTGGCAAAGTTTATCCGTGTGCTTCAGAAATGCGGCTTGCAGATTTTTGTTGCCACTCACGACTACCTGCTTACACATACGCTTTCTCTCTATTCCGAATACAAGGAGCACACGAACATATCCGTCAAGTTCTTCGGCTTGAAAAAAGAAGATAAGGGAATTATGGTAGAGGAAAGCGACACCTTGGCAGGCATACAGAACAATCCGATATTGGAGGAATATGCGGCTTTTTACGATTTGGAACAGCAATTCATCAACAGATATGAGTAA
- a CDS encoding TetR/AcrR family transcriptional regulator codes for MKGTKGSETKALIRETAFKQFLTKDYSMVPLKDIEKSLNLSRGCTSYHYPTKQELFIDVINVYILDVQRVKHASDNLSGLSLFEYFNQYVDNIAKAMDRLSQFVMPEANINGTRAYMSLILQAEKYYPGFHQMLSEIEKNEMAQLRQVVVKAQKDGEIRSSCNTDLLVQQIRLIFLGKSYQDALRNGLDVNSLREQLYFIYFLIKNK; via the coding sequence ATGAAAGGAACAAAAGGTTCAGAAACAAAAGCTTTAATAAGGGAGACTGCATTCAAACAGTTTCTGACAAAAGATTACAGCATGGTCCCCCTAAAGGATATAGAGAAAAGCCTTAATCTGTCAAGAGGCTGTACTTCTTATCATTATCCGACAAAACAGGAATTGTTTATAGATGTCATCAACGTTTATATTTTAGACGTGCAGCGGGTAAAACATGCGTCAGATAATCTGTCAGGTTTGTCTTTATTCGAATACTTCAATCAATATGTTGACAACATTGCAAAAGCAATGGATAGACTTTCTCAGTTTGTCATGCCGGAAGCTAATATTAATGGTACGCGTGCGTATATGAGTCTGATTTTGCAGGCTGAAAAATATTATCCCGGATTTCACCAGATGCTGAGTGAGATTGAAAAAAATGAGATGGCGCAGTTAAGACAGGTTGTTGTCAAAGCACAAAAGGACGGTGAGATACGCAGCTCTTGCAATACAGATTTGCTTGTTCAACAAATCAGATTGATTTTCTTGGGTAAATCATATCAGGATGCATTAAGAAATGGATTAGATGTGAATTCCTTAAGAGAACAATTGTACTTTATATATTTTCTAATTAAAAACAAGTAA
- a CDS encoding hybrid sensor histidine kinase/response regulator, translated as MESRNKLLKSLRRQPLLAKIAVGYMAKIVVISGIAYVGICEWKETKAREMEVLMINRKKHEINDIYVKMLRLSFFCETFMEWSEQDFLLFQKRRRHIDSLLCSLRYSSSGSHTDSIRNLWRAKERYMREIIYWVHRQEEADREIAAQIPAIARQSERENAPKGGFLKRLFAKRHKADTPSAASMLHELNRSVVGRQQAYARKLAERTDSLDGMNRRLNVQLRQMIENMDGTVQAELKRQEEEVAEAGKRSFATVIGLTAFMVLLLIWSYMVIHRDMMRINRYKKRLEGTVRQLEQTVLENEELIEARKKIMLAVTHDLRAPLASISSYAELLSTEREVSKCREYSRNIRQVAGHMSSMLNSLLGFFRLESGGEKAVPVPFRLCSVTEILETDFMPLAAGKNLLLNVLSAGDAVVIGDRDRIIQIGSNLLSNAIKFTERGSVTVRTQFDQGILTLIVEDTGTGMDDEEQTRIFTAFERLPNAIAEEGVGLGLSIVKGLVGLLDGRIEVASRKGVGSRFTVCLPLAVAEEAMAESGRSRISVQSYTVLVLDNDTVLLAAIREMFAYHGVACTVCENTRDLMEHVRSRSYDLLITDLKMPRTNGFEVLNLLRMANVGNSRSIPVIASTASGNCDTGDLYAAGFSGCLKKPFSAEELLQVCTECLGSERQSEQIDLDALLKYGNRRKMLDTLIRETRKDMEAMAECAEKNDHEALKEWIHHLTGSWEIIHAGKPLRELFALIQDSGEFSVDEFGRTVQQVLDKGKEIICLAQQAKKAYESNCC; from the coding sequence TTGGAAAGTAGGAATAAATTGTTGAAATCTTTGCGCCGGCAACCGCTTCTTGCCAAAATAGCGGTAGGATATATGGCCAAGATTGTAGTCATAAGTGGTATTGCTTACGTTGGCATCTGCGAATGGAAAGAGACTAAGGCCAGGGAAATGGAAGTACTGATGATTAACCGGAAAAAGCATGAGATAAATGATATATATGTGAAAATGCTCAGGCTTTCTTTCTTCTGTGAAACCTTTATGGAGTGGAGTGAGCAGGATTTTTTATTATTTCAGAAGCGGAGACGGCACATTGACAGCCTGTTGTGTAGCTTGAGGTACTCCTCTTCCGGCTCACATACAGACAGCATCCGTAATTTGTGGAGAGCCAAGGAGCGGTATATGCGGGAAATCATATATTGGGTACACAGGCAGGAGGAAGCCGACCGGGAAATTGCAGCGCAGATTCCGGCCATTGCCAGACAGAGTGAACGGGAAAATGCCCCCAAAGGGGGATTCCTGAAGAGGTTGTTCGCAAAACGCCACAAGGCGGATACTCCTTCTGCCGCATCCATGCTTCATGAACTTAACCGGAGCGTGGTGGGCAGACAGCAGGCGTATGCCCGGAAGCTGGCAGAACGGACGGACAGCTTGGATGGGATGAACAGAAGGCTGAACGTGCAGTTGCGGCAGATGATTGAGAATATGGACGGAACGGTACAAGCGGAATTGAAGAGACAGGAAGAAGAAGTTGCGGAAGCCGGGAAACGGTCATTTGCCACGGTCATCGGTCTGACGGCATTCATGGTTTTGCTGCTGATATGGTCCTATATGGTGATACACCGGGATATGATGCGTATAAACCGTTATAAAAAAAGGCTGGAAGGCACAGTCCGTCAGTTGGAGCAGACCGTTCTTGAAAACGAGGAACTGATTGAGGCAAGAAAGAAAATCATGCTGGCCGTAACCCATGACTTGCGCGCGCCGCTTGCTTCTATCAGCAGCTATGCGGAATTGCTTTCCACGGAAAGAGAAGTGTCGAAGTGCAGGGAATACAGCCGGAACATACGGCAGGTGGCGGGACATATGTCTTCCATGCTGAATTCCCTGTTGGGATTTTTCCGGTTGGAGAGTGGCGGGGAAAAGGCCGTTCCTGTCCCGTTCAGGTTATGTTCCGTCACCGAGATTTTGGAAACGGATTTTATGCCGCTGGCAGCAGGAAAAAACCTTTTGCTGAACGTACTGAGTGCCGGAGATGCGGTTGTTATAGGAGATAGGGACAGGATAATACAGATAGGAAGCAACTTGTTGTCCAATGCAATCAAGTTTACGGAGCGGGGAAGTGTAACGGTTCGCACACAATTTGACCAGGGCATATTGACGCTTATCGTGGAAGATACCGGCACCGGAATGGACGATGAGGAGCAGACACGCATTTTCACTGCATTCGAGAGGCTTCCCAATGCGATTGCGGAAGAAGGGGTCGGACTGGGACTTTCAATAGTAAAAGGTCTGGTCGGATTGTTGGACGGCAGGATTGAAGTGGCAAGCCGGAAAGGGGTGGGCAGCCGGTTCACTGTCTGTCTTCCTTTGGCTGTGGCAGAGGAAGCGATGGCGGAGAGCGGCAGGAGCCGGATTTCCGTACAGTCCTATACGGTACTGGTATTGGACAATGACACCGTTTTGCTGGCGGCAATCAGGGAAATGTTTGCGTATCACGGGGTGGCTTGCACGGTATGTGAGAACACGCGTGATCTGATGGAGCATGTCCGCAGCCGTAGTTATGACCTTTTGATTACGGATTTGAAAATGCCCCGGACAAACGGATTCGAGGTGTTGAATCTCCTGCGCATGGCCAATGTGGGAAACTCACGGAGCATTCCGGTTATCGCGAGTACCGCATCGGGAAACTGCGATACGGGGGATTTGTATGCGGCAGGGTTTTCGGGCTGTTTGAAAAAGCCGTTTTCCGCCGAAGAACTTTTGCAGGTATGTACGGAATGTCTGGGAAGTGAAAGGCAGTCTGAACAGATAGACCTCGATGCCCTGCTGAAATATGGGAACAGGAGGAAGATGCTGGATACCCTGATTCGGGAGACAAGGAAGGATATGGAGGCTATGGCTGAATGTGCAGAAAAGAATGATCATGAGGCACTGAAAGAATGGATACATCATCTGACAGGCTCATGGGAGATCATTCATGCCGGCAAGCCGCTGCGTGAGTTGTTCGCACTGATTCAGGATTCGGGAGAGTTTTCTGTGGACGAGTTCGGGCGGACTGTACAGCAGGTATTGGATAAAGGAAAAGAAATAATATGTTTGGCACAACAGGCTAAGAAGGCTTATGAGAGTAATTGTTGTTGA
- a CDS encoding beta-ketoacyl-ACP synthase III, producing MKNDVFITGTSCYFPNKPVSNEDMEEFLGLIAGKHSRVKPVILKQNGIKQRYYALTKRQEITHTNAEMAADSIRKLLQDSSVSESDIELLACATSSPDQMLPSHASMVHGLLKNKPMEIFSASGICLSCLQAFKTAFWGILSGEKKNAICSTSELTSATLLSKNYDIEYEKCADIGTQPYMALEKDFLRFMLSDGASAVLLQNQPGKEKALKVEWVEMTSFANELPTCMFMGAESKDDGELKSWKSFSSQERIDRSLFVVKQDVKLLGNCAVRYWAKHIKYCLEKHNVLPDTISYVLPHVSSMFFYDKIINELEQVGIGIDESKWFTNLPEVGNIASAAIFAILDQFWKTHKLVPGEKILLLVPESGRFSYGTVLLSVV from the coding sequence ATGAAAAATGATGTTTTTATTACGGGAACATCTTGTTATTTCCCTAATAAACCGGTCTCTAATGAGGACATGGAAGAGTTTTTAGGATTGATTGCAGGAAAACATTCAAGAGTTAAGCCTGTCATCTTAAAGCAGAATGGTATCAAACAACGTTATTATGCACTCACAAAAAGACAGGAAATAACGCATACAAATGCGGAAATGGCGGCTGATTCAATACGGAAGCTGTTACAGGATTCTTCTGTTTCGGAGTCGGATATTGAATTGTTGGCATGTGCAACCTCAAGTCCGGATCAGATGCTTCCGTCCCATGCTTCTATGGTTCACGGATTGCTGAAAAACAAGCCGATGGAAATCTTTTCTGCTTCAGGTATCTGCTTGTCATGCCTTCAGGCATTTAAAACCGCCTTTTGGGGTATTTTATCAGGAGAAAAAAAGAATGCGATATGTAGTACTTCAGAATTGACTTCGGCTACACTGCTTTCAAAGAACTATGATATTGAATATGAAAAATGTGCCGATATAGGAACACAGCCCTATATGGCACTGGAGAAAGATTTTTTGCGTTTTATGTTGAGCGATGGCGCCAGTGCTGTATTGCTTCAGAATCAACCGGGTAAGGAAAAGGCTTTAAAAGTTGAGTGGGTAGAAATGACTTCATTTGCAAATGAATTGCCCACGTGTATGTTTATGGGAGCAGAGAGTAAAGATGACGGGGAGTTGAAAAGTTGGAAATCATTCAGCAGTCAGGAAAGGATAGACCGTTCACTGTTTGTTGTAAAACAAGATGTAAAACTGCTGGGAAACTGTGCTGTACGATATTGGGCTAAGCACATTAAGTATTGTCTTGAAAAACATAATGTATTGCCGGATACAATTTCCTATGTTCTTCCTCACGTTTCTTCCATGTTTTTTTATGATAAAATAATAAATGAGCTTGAACAAGTGGGGATTGGAATCGACGAGAGCAAATGGTTCACTAATTTGCCGGAAGTCGGAAATATTGCTTCAGCAGCCATATTTGCAATTCTGGATCAATTCTGGAAGACACATAAGCTCGTGCCGGGAGAAAAAATACTGCTGCTTGTCCCTGAAAGTGGACGCTTTTCTTATGGAACAGTGCTATTAAGTGTCGTATAA
- a CDS encoding sigma-54-dependent transcriptional regulator has protein sequence MRVIVVEDNVLFCNYICNFLQKADLDTVRTYRLAQAKKIIGTSVREDDIVLADLRLPDGESTTLLQWMRENGYMHPFIMMTNYEEIHSAVHTMKLGAEDYILKPLVETRLLPVIKKIRTVNEAFTKVIYERKSPPFCELNRYIHMVAPTDMTVLILGSTGTGKEHLAKKIHRQSLRSGKPYVTVDCGSLSKELAPSAFFGHVKGAFTGATEEKAGYFQEAQGGTLFMDEVENLSIETQRMLLRAMEERRYRPVGGQRDRLMDVRIIAATNEDLQEAVAEKRFRKDLLYRFQDFTITVPALHNCLEDILPLADFFREQSCGLLRKEVLDFDEPAKKMLLGYSWPGNVRELKQVIHAAVLICKGKLITPNSLRLQYTGEPVSDPMGKEKIDKCLQKDERRNIEQIKTALSISKGNLTQAAALLGISRPTLYKRMSLHGISR, from the coding sequence ATGAGAGTAATTGTTGTTGAGGACAATGTCTTGTTCTGTAATTATATCTGCAATTTTTTGCAGAAGGCGGATTTGGATACTGTAAGGACTTACAGGCTGGCACAGGCTAAGAAGATCATTGGGACATCCGTCCGTGAGGATGACATCGTATTGGCGGATTTAAGATTGCCTGACGGGGAAAGTACCACGCTGTTGCAGTGGATGAGGGAGAACGGCTATATGCATCCGTTCATCATGATGACTAATTATGAAGAGATACATTCTGCGGTTCATACCATGAAGCTGGGTGCGGAAGATTATATCCTCAAACCGCTGGTTGAAACCAGGCTGCTGCCCGTCATCAAAAAAATAAGGACGGTGAACGAGGCTTTCACCAAGGTAATCTATGAACGCAAAAGCCCCCCTTTTTGCGAGTTGAACCGGTACATTCACATGGTAGCGCCGACGGATATGACGGTACTGATATTGGGAAGCACCGGAACGGGAAAGGAACACCTGGCAAAAAAGATTCACAGGCAGAGCCTCAGATCCGGCAAGCCGTATGTAACGGTCGATTGCGGCAGTTTGTCCAAAGAGCTGGCACCTTCCGCCTTTTTCGGCCATGTCAAGGGGGCGTTTACCGGAGCCACAGAGGAAAAGGCAGGATATTTTCAGGAAGCGCAGGGAGGCACCCTGTTCATGGATGAGGTGGAGAACCTTTCGATAGAAACGCAGCGGATGCTGTTGCGTGCCATGGAGGAACGGCGGTATCGTCCGGTAGGCGGACAACGGGACAGGCTGATGGATGTGCGCATCATTGCGGCCACCAATGAGGATTTGCAGGAGGCTGTTGCGGAAAAGCGTTTCCGGAAGGATCTGCTTTATCGCTTTCAGGATTTTACCATCACCGTACCTGCATTGCATAATTGCCTGGAGGATATACTGCCTTTGGCGGATTTTTTCCGGGAGCAATCTTGCGGGTTGCTCCGGAAAGAGGTCTTGGATTTTGACGAACCGGCAAAGAAGATGCTGCTGGGATACAGTTGGCCGGGAAATGTACGGGAACTGAAGCAGGTCATTCATGCGGCGGTATTGATATGCAAAGGAAAACTGATTACCCCCAATTCCTTACGGCTCCAATATACGGGAGAGCCCGTTTCTGACCCCATGGGGAAAGAGAAGATAGACAAGTGTTTGCAGAAAGATGAAAGAAGAAACATAGAGCAGATCAAGACGGCTCTTTCCATCTCTAAAGGGAACCTGACACAGGCAGCGGCCTTGTTGGGAATCAGCCGCCCGACCCTTTACAAGAGAATGAGCCTGCACGGAATTTCCAGATAG